The following are encoded together in the Candidatus Hinthialibacter antarcticus genome:
- a CDS encoding efflux transporter outer membrane subunit encodes MMNSYKIACSIIAVILFNNCATVGPDYAQSDIPDVNYSDVLQKDVANAGPLTPETLAEWWQTLNDPILTELIQQGAERNLDIKEAQARIMEARHQLSISNAGFFPSLDSSANYSKSKSSENTTFSLGERDVYTAGFDANWEIDIFGGIRREVEAAQADLQAQEENLNAIWVSLAGEVAFNYVSLRTLQKRLQVAEDNLRNQSETYEILQSSYNSGLSSELPVQQARYVVEQTRSTIPTFRGGIEGAMNALSVLTGVMPGTLNQRLRESKMIPQSSIEIVTGIPANSLRRRPDIRMAERQLAAQTARIGQAEAQLYPKFYLLGSIGLESLDAGSLFESSSKIWSFGPTITWPIFHANSIRNNIKVQSARQEQSLARYEKSVLLAVKEVRDALVDYAQEQERNQSLANAADAAQMAVEVAQDQYKNGLADFYNVLDAQRSMLTFQDQLAASDGEIIANLVRIYKALGGGWRSL; translated from the coding sequence ATGATGAATTCATACAAAATTGCCTGTTCAATCATTGCCGTAATTTTATTCAATAATTGCGCAACCGTCGGCCCAGACTATGCGCAGTCAGATATACCAGATGTCAACTACAGCGATGTTTTGCAGAAAGACGTTGCCAACGCCGGGCCGCTTACGCCTGAAACGTTGGCGGAATGGTGGCAAACGCTTAACGACCCGATTTTGACGGAATTGATTCAACAAGGCGCTGAGCGCAACTTGGATATCAAAGAAGCCCAAGCGCGAATCATGGAAGCGCGCCATCAACTCTCGATCAGCAACGCAGGGTTTTTCCCGTCTCTTGATTCCAGCGCGAACTATTCAAAAAGTAAATCGAGCGAAAACACAACCTTCAGTTTAGGCGAGCGCGACGTCTATACGGCGGGCTTTGACGCCAATTGGGAAATCGATATTTTCGGCGGCATTCGGCGCGAAGTTGAAGCAGCGCAGGCCGACTTGCAAGCGCAAGAAGAAAACCTCAACGCGATCTGGGTCTCGCTTGCGGGTGAGGTTGCGTTCAATTATGTATCGCTGCGTACGCTGCAAAAACGCTTACAGGTCGCGGAAGATAACCTGCGTAATCAGTCGGAAACATACGAGATTTTACAGTCGAGTTACAACTCCGGCCTTTCAAGCGAACTACCTGTCCAACAAGCAAGGTACGTCGTTGAGCAAACCCGATCGACGATTCCCACATTTCGTGGCGGCATCGAAGGCGCAATGAACGCACTGTCAGTGCTGACGGGCGTCATGCCGGGAACGCTCAACCAACGCTTGCGTGAATCAAAGATGATTCCTCAATCATCAATTGAAATCGTGACCGGCATCCCCGCGAATTCGCTGCGCCGCCGCCCGGATATCCGTATGGCGGAACGGCAACTCGCGGCGCAAACAGCGCGTATCGGACAAGCGGAAGCGCAACTGTATCCTAAATTTTACTTGCTGGGTTCCATTGGCCTTGAGTCATTAGATGCGGGTTCGCTTTTCGAATCCAGTAGTAAAATCTGGAGCTTCGGCCCAACGATTACATGGCCGATCTTTCACGCCAACTCCATCCGCAATAATATAAAAGTGCAAAGCGCCCGCCAGGAGCAGTCTTTAGCGCGGTATGAAAAATCCGTCCTATTGGCTGTGAAAGAAGTACGCGACGCCCTGGTCGATTACGCGCAAGAACAGGAGCGCAACCAATCGCTGGCGAACGCGGCGGACGCCGCCCAAATGGCGGTTGAAGTCGCTCAGGATCAATACAAAAACGGGTTGGCGGATTTCTATAACGTATTGGACGCCCAGCGCTCAATGTTAACTTTTCAAGACCAACTCGCCGCCAGCGACGGTGAGATCATTGCAAACCTGGTACGAATCTATAAAGCGCTGGGCGGCGGTTGGCGTTCGCTATAG